The following are from one region of the Quercus robur chromosome 1, dhQueRobu3.1, whole genome shotgun sequence genome:
- the LOC126716810 gene encoding uncharacterized protein LOC126716810 isoform X1: MADSTEDFEPLFDYSRVQPLNFVSLDDDDDDDDDTASPALSPKRRRIAKPIVIEDLEENTNVIQIADSGKNEELDWLSPPPKVSRNAQRTVVEDSTLKELRLKKKELESFAQSAEDVLRAVEESVKLQLGSSMQSSLEAFADQPLKPTCERVKIVISIQDKDGTKQFRIYTDDKFERLFKMYADKVKLDLQNLVFSFDGDKINPAATPDGLGMEENDIIEVHVKSS; the protein is encoded by the exons atg gCGGATTCCACTGAAGATTTCGAGCCATTGTTCGATTACTCTCGAGTTCAGCCTCTCAATTTCGTGTCCCTCGACG atgatgatgatgatgatgatgatactGCATCCCCAGCTTTGTCTCCTAAACGGAGGAGGATTGCTAAACCTATT GTTATTGAGGATTTGGAGGAAAACACCAATGTGATACAAATTGCGGATTCTGGAAAAAATGAGGAGTTGGATTGGCTTTCTCCTCCACCCAAGGTTTCCAGGAATGCTCAGAGGACGGTGGTGGAGGATTCTACATTAAAGGAGTTGAG ATTGAAAAAGAAGGAGCTTGAATCATTTGCACAATCTGCTGAAGATGTTTTGCGAGCTGTTGAGGAGTCTGTAAAATTACAACTTGGTAGTTCAATGCAGTCTTCTCTGGAGGCTTTTGCTGACCAACCATTAAAGCCTACTTGTGAGCGAGTTAAGATAGTTATTTCTATTCAGGACAAGGATGGGACTAAGCAGTTTCGCATATACACG GATGACAAGTTTGAGAGGCTCTTCAAAATGTATGCGGATAAAGTTAAGCTTGACCTACAGaacttagtattttcttttgatGGGGATAAAATCAATCCAGCTGCAACCCCTGATGGTCTGGGTATGGAGGAAAATGACATTATTGAGGTTCATGTTAAGTCAAGCTGA
- the LOC126716810 gene encoding uncharacterized protein LOC126716810 isoform X3 codes for MADSTEDFEPLFDYSRVQPLNFVSLDDDDDDDTASPALSPKRRRIAKPIVIEDLEENTNVIQIADSGKNEELDWLSPPPKVSRNAQRTVVEDSTLKELRLKKKELESFAQSAEDVLRAVEESVKLQLGSSMQSSLEAFADQPLKPTCERVKIVISIQDKDGTKQFRIYTDDKFERLFKMYADKVKLDLQNLVFSFDGDKINPAATPDGLGMEENDIIEVHVKSS; via the exons atg gCGGATTCCACTGAAGATTTCGAGCCATTGTTCGATTACTCTCGAGTTCAGCCTCTCAATTTCGTGTCCCTCGACG atgatgatgatgatgatactGCATCCCCAGCTTTGTCTCCTAAACGGAGGAGGATTGCTAAACCTATT GTTATTGAGGATTTGGAGGAAAACACCAATGTGATACAAATTGCGGATTCTGGAAAAAATGAGGAGTTGGATTGGCTTTCTCCTCCACCCAAGGTTTCCAGGAATGCTCAGAGGACGGTGGTGGAGGATTCTACATTAAAGGAGTTGAG ATTGAAAAAGAAGGAGCTTGAATCATTTGCACAATCTGCTGAAGATGTTTTGCGAGCTGTTGAGGAGTCTGTAAAATTACAACTTGGTAGTTCAATGCAGTCTTCTCTGGAGGCTTTTGCTGACCAACCATTAAAGCCTACTTGTGAGCGAGTTAAGATAGTTATTTCTATTCAGGACAAGGATGGGACTAAGCAGTTTCGCATATACACG GATGACAAGTTTGAGAGGCTCTTCAAAATGTATGCGGATAAAGTTAAGCTTGACCTACAGaacttagtattttcttttgatGGGGATAAAATCAATCCAGCTGCAACCCCTGATGGTCTGGGTATGGAGGAAAATGACATTATTGAGGTTCATGTTAAGTCAAGCTGA
- the LOC126716810 gene encoding uncharacterized protein LOC126716810 isoform X2 gives MADSTEDFEPLFDYSRVQPLNFVSLDDDDDDDDTASPALSPKRRRIAKPIVIEDLEENTNVIQIADSGKNEELDWLSPPPKVSRNAQRTVVEDSTLKELRLKKKELESFAQSAEDVLRAVEESVKLQLGSSMQSSLEAFADQPLKPTCERVKIVISIQDKDGTKQFRIYTDDKFERLFKMYADKVKLDLQNLVFSFDGDKINPAATPDGLGMEENDIIEVHVKSS, from the exons atg gCGGATTCCACTGAAGATTTCGAGCCATTGTTCGATTACTCTCGAGTTCAGCCTCTCAATTTCGTGTCCCTCGACG atgatgatgatgatgatgatactGCATCCCCAGCTTTGTCTCCTAAACGGAGGAGGATTGCTAAACCTATT GTTATTGAGGATTTGGAGGAAAACACCAATGTGATACAAATTGCGGATTCTGGAAAAAATGAGGAGTTGGATTGGCTTTCTCCTCCACCCAAGGTTTCCAGGAATGCTCAGAGGACGGTGGTGGAGGATTCTACATTAAAGGAGTTGAG ATTGAAAAAGAAGGAGCTTGAATCATTTGCACAATCTGCTGAAGATGTTTTGCGAGCTGTTGAGGAGTCTGTAAAATTACAACTTGGTAGTTCAATGCAGTCTTCTCTGGAGGCTTTTGCTGACCAACCATTAAAGCCTACTTGTGAGCGAGTTAAGATAGTTATTTCTATTCAGGACAAGGATGGGACTAAGCAGTTTCGCATATACACG GATGACAAGTTTGAGAGGCTCTTCAAAATGTATGCGGATAAAGTTAAGCTTGACCTACAGaacttagtattttcttttgatGGGGATAAAATCAATCCAGCTGCAACCCCTGATGGTCTGGGTATGGAGGAAAATGACATTATTGAGGTTCATGTTAAGTCAAGCTGA
- the LOC126692769 gene encoding putative two-component response regulator-like APRR6, whose product MDGMGSDELISSVPNFARGLDILLVDHETASLMYLASLLEQYTFKVTTTEVAAVALSMIHEDEHRFRLVIANMKMPDMDRLSFLDILLKKKIPIILMSSEKRFSVAQRALAEGAWYFLETPVLLEDLKYIWQHAYRKRKDLRKEFQKENIEGEVNHISSKDQFPQGIEMKEAGCVTSPPNGNASCDINQYVEASMFEENYVREPQHEANFVEENQVREPQCNCNDRMKISEGHQQGGTNILRSYSNIEDKQQERRTKFSSEQTNFFTIKTPEEQETQRKDSNYRSSKKARFLWTTELHLKFTAALSLLGDKRKTTLL is encoded by the exons ATGGATGGAATGGGTAGTGATGAACTGATTAGTTCTGTACCTAACTTTGCTCGCGGTCTAGATATTCTTTTGGTGGATCATGAAACTGCTTCTCTGATGTACCTTGCATCACTGCTTGAACAATATACATTCAAGG TTACCACCACTGAAGTAGCAGCCGTTGCATTGTCTATGATTCATGAAGACGAGCATCGATTCAGACTTGTCATAGCAAACATGAAAATGCCAGATATGGATCGTCTTTCTTTTCTGGACATACTACTTAAGAAGAAAATTCCTATCATTT TGATGTCTTCTGAAAAAAGATTTAGTGTAGCACAGAGAGCCCTAGCTGAAGGAGCATGGTATTTCCTTGAGACACCAGTTCTTTTGGAAGATCTAAAATACATATGGCAACATGCGTATCGCAAGAGAAAAGATTTGAGGAAAGAattccaaaaagaaaacattgaaGGAGAGGTGAACCATATAAGTTCAAAGGATCAATTTCCTCAAGGTATTGAAATGAAAGAGGCAGGTTGTGTCACTAGCCCTCCCAATGGAAATGCCTCATGTGACATTAACCAATATGTAGAAGCTAGTATGTTTGAGGAAAACTATGTAAGAGAACCTCAACATGAAGCTAATTTTGTTGAGGAAAACCAAGTAAGAGAACCTCAATGTAATTGCAATGATAGGATGAAGATCTCAGAGGGCCATCAACAAGGAGGAACCAATATTTTGAGATCATATTCTAACATTGAAGACAAACAGCAAGAGAGGAGAACTAAGTTTAGCTCAGAACAAACAAATTTCTTTACTATCAAAACCCCTGAGGAGCAAGAGACACAAAGGAAAGATAGCAACTATAGATCATCAAAAAAGGCACGTTTTCTTTGGACCACAGAGCTACATCTCAAGTTCACAGCAGCCCTTAGCCTGCTAGGCGATAAACGTAAAACCACACTCTTATAA